A single genomic interval of Shewanella psychropiezotolerans harbors:
- a CDS encoding VanZ family protein, with the protein MISKRHIFRLILVIALIVISYLVFSRPHYPQLFSNMDKVGHLGSFFCLSLLTYLAFKPKWYLLTATLSVYAIFIELVQARLPYRTASVADFIADMAGILLFYFCLWSYQRYFRATKLTESP; encoded by the coding sequence TTGATCTCTAAACGACATATTTTTAGGCTTATTCTGGTCATAGCATTGATAGTCATCAGTTACCTGGTCTTTTCCAGGCCGCATTATCCTCAGCTTTTTTCAAATATGGATAAGGTCGGCCATCTTGGTAGCTTCTTCTGTTTATCTTTACTGACATATTTAGCATTTAAGCCTAAGTGGTATCTGCTTACAGCGACGCTGTCGGTTTATGCCATCTTCATTGAACTCGTTCAAGCCAGATTGCCCTATCGCACAGCCTCTGTGGCAGACTTCATCGCCGATATGGCAGGTATTCTTCTCTTCTATTTCTGCCTTTGGAGTTACCAGCGCTACTTTCGTGCCACTAAGCTC
- a CDS encoding YajQ family cyclic di-GMP-binding protein: MPSMDIVSEVDEVELRNAVDNSVRELKSRFDFRGKEASIEYKDHIVTLSAEDDFQCQQLVDILRMQMSKRNVDPASMDVDDKAIHSGKTFSLKVKFKEGIETLIAKKLVKKIKDSKLKVQSSIQGDSVRVTGKKRDDLQAVMALAREADLGQPFQFNNFRD, from the coding sequence ATGCCATCAATGGATATAGTTTCTGAAGTCGACGAAGTTGAACTACGTAATGCGGTCGATAACTCGGTACGTGAACTTAAGAGTCGTTTCGACTTTCGCGGCAAAGAAGCGAGCATCGAATATAAAGATCATATCGTGACGCTATCTGCTGAAGATGACTTTCAGTGCCAACAATTGGTTGATATTTTACGCATGCAGATGAGTAAGCGTAACGTTGACCCGGCATCTATGGATGTCGATGATAAAGCGATTCATAGCGGAAAAACCTTCTCATTGAAAGTTAAATTCAAAGAAGGCATCGAAACCTTAATTGCAAAGAAGTTAGTTAAGAAGATAAAAGACAGCAAGCTTAAAGTTCAGTCTTCAATTCAAGGTGATTCGGTTCGTGTCACAGGTAAGAAACGTGACGACCTGCAGGCTGTGATGGCGCTGGCTCGCGAAGCCGATTTAGGTCAACCATTCCAGTTTAATAACTTCAGAGATTAA
- a CDS encoding AmpG family muropeptide MFS transporter, translating to MSSSVSSKLGQVKDAFSIYCHKRVLVLLLLGFSAGLPLMLVFSTLSFWLRESGIDRTAIGYFSWIALAYGFKWAWSPLVDRLSLPIFTRLLGRRRGWMLFAQILLVGAILGMSFSDPVKDLERLALFALMVAFASATQDIVIDAFRIESAPEKMQAALAAAYQVGYRSAMIIATAGALTIAAWVTPGNDEYNLLSWQMAYMIMAGLMSVGILTTLFCKEPDVEVKQADEQEQLIMQELKQRYPKVIANTLSWLYTASVLPFMDFFKRYGRNAILILLLISCYRISDIVMGIMANVFYVDMGFTKTEIATISKVYGLIMTLVGAGFGGLLIARYGTMKILFIGALLVAVTNLLFAWQAVIGYNVPFLTLAISIDNFSAGIATAAFIAYLSSLTSTGYSATQYALLSSIMLLFPKFIAGFSGVYVDSFGYVNFFIAASLIGFPVLLLVYIVDKRTRHNELNKVNDGMTDASSEA from the coding sequence CTTGGCCAAGTCAAAGACGCTTTCTCGATTTACTGCCACAAACGTGTCTTAGTCCTGCTTCTGCTCGGTTTTTCCGCCGGTCTGCCCTTGATGTTGGTGTTCTCGACACTCTCATTCTGGTTAAGAGAGTCGGGCATAGACAGAACTGCCATCGGATATTTTAGCTGGATTGCCCTCGCTTACGGATTCAAGTGGGCCTGGTCCCCTCTGGTTGACAGACTGTCTCTACCCATCTTCACTAGGTTACTGGGACGCAGACGAGGCTGGATGCTATTTGCTCAAATACTCTTGGTGGGAGCCATTTTAGGCATGTCTTTCAGCGATCCAGTCAAAGATCTTGAGAGACTGGCACTGTTTGCGCTTATGGTCGCCTTTGCCTCCGCCACCCAAGATATCGTCATCGATGCCTTTAGAATAGAGTCAGCACCGGAGAAGATGCAAGCCGCTCTCGCGGCGGCATATCAAGTGGGCTATCGCAGTGCGATGATCATTGCCACCGCGGGCGCATTAACCATTGCAGCTTGGGTCACCCCAGGTAACGATGAATACAACCTATTGTCCTGGCAAATGGCCTATATGATCATGGCAGGCCTGATGTCCGTAGGCATTCTGACCACACTATTTTGTAAAGAGCCGGACGTAGAGGTTAAACAGGCCGACGAGCAAGAGCAGCTCATTATGCAAGAGTTGAAACAGCGCTACCCTAAGGTCATCGCCAATACCTTATCTTGGCTATACACGGCCAGCGTGTTGCCATTTATGGATTTTTTCAAGCGCTATGGGCGCAACGCCATACTGATCTTATTACTGATATCCTGTTACCGCATCTCAGATATCGTCATGGGGATCATGGCAAATGTATTTTATGTTGATATGGGCTTCACTAAGACAGAGATAGCAACAATCAGTAAAGTTTATGGCCTGATCATGACGCTAGTAGGTGCAGGATTTGGCGGTTTATTGATCGCCAGATATGGCACCATGAAGATACTCTTCATCGGCGCCTTGTTGGTGGCTGTAACTAACTTACTCTTCGCCTGGCAAGCTGTAATAGGCTATAACGTGCCATTTTTAACCTTGGCAATTTCTATCGATAATTTCAGTGCAGGCATTGCCACGGCAGCCTTCATCGCCTATCTATCCAGCTTAACGAGCACAGGATACAGTGCGACTCAATACGCCCTACTCTCATCCATCATGTTACTTTTCCCTAAGTTCATTGCCGGATTCTCCGGAGTCTATGTCGATAGCTTCGGTTATGTGAACTTCTTCATCGCCGCCAGTCTTATTGGCTTTCCGGTTCTACTGCTTGTGTATATTGTCGATAAACGCACACGCCATAATGAGCTGAATAAGGTTAATGACGGCATGACTGACGCATCAAGTGAAGCTTAG